In Cryptococcus neoformans var. grubii H99 mitochondrion, complete genome, the sequence CATGACTTTCTCACTTTGGTCAACATTTGTACAATGTGATGCAGCAGAACCATGGCAAATTGGTTTCCAGGACGGTGCTAGCCCTACATTTGAAGGTATCACAGAACTACACAATGCAATTTTCTTCTACCTTGTACTAATCTTTATCGGTGTAATGTGGGTAATTGGATCAGTAGTAATTAACTACAGTAGTACATCAAACCCTATTTCACACAAGTACTCTAACCACGGTACACTAATCGAACTAGTATGGACTATTACTCCAGCTCTAATTCTAATTGCAATTGCTTTCCCATCATTCAAGCTACTTTACCTAATGGATGATGTTATTTCACCTGCTATGACTATTAAGGCAGTAGGACACCAATGGTATTGGTCATACGAATACAGTGATTTTGTAAATGAAGATGGGGAATCAATCGAATTCGATAGCTATATGATTCCAGATTCAGATCTAGAAGATGGACAACTTCGACTTCTAGATGTTGATAAT encodes:
- a CDS encoding cytochrome c oxidase subunit II, which codes for MTFSLWSTFVQCDAAEPWQIGFQDGASPTFEGITELHNAIFFYLVLIFIGVMWVIGSVVINYSSTSNPISHKYSNHGTLIELVWTITPALILIAIAFPSFKLLYLMDDVISPAMTIKAVGHQWYWSYEYSDFVNEDGESIEFDSYMIPDSDLEDGQLRLLDVDNRVVLPVDTHVRFVVTGADVIHDFAVPSLGLKIDCTPGRLNQVSVITEREGVYYGQCSELCGVMHGFMPIAVEAVSLDKYLSWLDSQS